The genomic window CGAGTCCGGCATTTCGGAGGTCCAGGCGCAGCTGGACGCTCATGCCGAGGACGCCGCCAAAAAGATCGCGGCCGACAATATCGAGAAGGCCACGACGGCCCACGCGGCGGGCGACTACGATGAGTGCATGCTGATGGTCAAGGAAGCGGCCGGCAGTCTGCGGTGCACGTATGGCGCAGGCAGCCGGCTGGAATGCCCGAACTGAACCGACGCCCCGCGGACCTTCGCCCACCGCGGCAGCGGGGCGGCGGATGAGCCCGTCGACCGAGGTGCTCCACCCCGAACCACAGTCCTGACACCCCGGAGGAGACCGAGGGGTGGGCGGTTGCATCCCGAACATCCGCCCACCCGCTCGCCGCGATGCGCGAGGGGGAGTGCCGGTTCGCCGCGAATGCTTTGCGTCGTAGCGAGATGGCCAAGTGAATGCGCCTCCGCCGGCAGCCGAGCGGCGTCACCCGTGACGACAGGTATCGCGCGTGGCCCCTGGCCAAGGATGATCCTGTGGCGATGACCGCCAAGGCTCGTGCGCGAATAGACTTCGTGTCGAGAGCCCATCGTTGACAGGTTCAGACCTTCATCTTACCAAGAGGCATATATTTGTTGTTGTTCCGTGACGCCCTCCAGGAATGCGAAGCCGAGGAGTGAAGCGCTGACAATATTCGAAGATCCTAGATACTACATCCCTTGCCATGAGGGCGAGGCCTACCGGCAGGTCCTGGGGCGCCTCCATCGGACGCTCCAGCCGAAGAACTATCTCGAGATCGGCATTCGCAGGGGCGCCTCGCTGAGGCGATCGCGGGTGACGTCGGTGGGTGTCGATCCCGAACCGCTGGTCCCGGACGGGTTCTCGGAGGCCAACCCGCACATCCATATCGTCCGGATGACGAGCGACGACTTCTTCGCCGGGTGCGACGTCCCGGCGCTTCTTGGCGGCGCCGTGGACTTTGCCTTCCTCGACGGCCTCCATCATGCCGAGGCGCTCTTGAAGGATTTCCTGAATACCGAGCGACTGGCCGACCGCAATTCGGTGATCGTCCTCCACGATTGCATTCCGACGGACGTCGGGATGACCCGTCGGGCGCAGCGCGAGACGTCCGAATACTCCCGCCATAACGGGCAGTGGGCTGGCGACGTCTGGAAGATCATTCCGATCCTTCAGAGTTACCGGCCAGACCTGAGGATAGCCTTTCTCGACGCCCCGCCGACAGGACTTGTCCTGGTGACAAATCTTGATCCGGACTCGACAACCCTGGCCGATCGATACGACGAGCTCAAAGCGGAGATGAAGGAGCTCGACCTCGCCGCCATGGGTCTTGCAGAGTACGTCGGCGCCCTCGGCGTGAGGCCGACGACGAGCCTGAAGCGCCGCGGCGACATCTAGTCCGCAGCCGGGCGGATCGGTGAAAGTGCCGGTGCGGATCGAAGCCCATTATAGCACGCGCCGGCGCGCTCCTCGCGAGCGCGTATGGCTCAGGCTCATAAGGAGCCGGTCCGTAAAGGTGAAGGCCCTGGCGGTCAGCGCCCGATTGGGATCCTCACCTGGTCTGCTCCCCTGAAATGCCCTCAGTGGCGAGGTAGAGTTTTCCGCGCTGATTCCTTTGGCTGGAGAAGGAGCGGAGAGCGGTGAAGGCATCGCAGTTCACGGACGCGCAGAAGGCGTTCATCATCAAGCAGGGCGAAGATGGGACGCCTATTGCGGAGATCTGCCGGAAGGCGGGAATCAGTCAGGCGACGTACTTCAACTGGAAGAAGAAATACGCCGGGGTGCTGCCGTCGGAGATGCGCCGGCTGCGCGAGCTCGAACAGGAGAACGCCCGGCTGAAGAAGATCGTCGCGGACCTGACGCTCGATCGTGAGATGTTGCAGGACGTCATCAAGCGAAATGTATGGTCCGCGCTGCCTGTGCAACGTTCTTCGGCGGTGGCGTCAGGGATTGCGTCAATGTATCCGGCCTCTCGCGAGTGGGCCGGTTTTCCGGCCAGGCCATGATGAGATCAGCGCGTTCGGTTTCCAACTAACTGGTTCGGGCACGAAGCCCGCTTTCGAACCGGACTTACCGAACGCCGATCGACCCTTTCGTCATCACCTACGAACCTCGCACTCCTTTCCGGCGCTGCCGGATCTCATAACTCAGACGATCGCGGCCTTAGGCGGTCGCCGCTCATATGTCGCGCCCGGGGTGCTCAGGATCACCCAGACGATGCGCGCGATCTTCGCCGCCAACGCGACGACGACCTTGTTGGCGTGCATCCGACCGCGCAGCTGGTCAGCCCAGACCCCGAGACGATCCTTCGACCGATCGAGATGCATGAAGACCGAACGCGCGCCATGCACGATAAGGGTTCGCAAGTAGTTGCTCCCTCTCTTGGCGATCCCAAGGAGCTTTTGTTTGCCTCCGGTCGAATGCTGCTGCGGCACGAGGCCGAGCCAAGCGGGGATGTCGCGTGCCTTCTTGAACCGCCGCGGGTCGCCGACGGCTGCGAGGATGGCCGTCGCTCCGAGAGCCCCGATGCCCGGGATCGTCATCAACCGACGCGCCGTCTCGTCGGCATCGGCTATGTTCTTGATCTCGGTCGAGACGGTCCGAATCCGGCTCTCGAGTTCAATGAGCTCGGCGTGGAGCTCGCGAAGCACCAGGCGTGCGCGATCGGTCAAATCGTTGTCCTCGTCATCGAGTACGCGAAGGATGTCGATCTTGAACACGCCAGCACCCGGCCTCATCGCCACGCCATGCTCGAGGCAGTAGGCGCGCATCTGGCAGATGAGCTTCGTCCGGCTGGCGACCAGCCGGCCACGAACCCGGTGCAACATCTGCAGGTCGACCTGATGCGCTTCCTTCACGCCGACAAAGCGCATCGTCGGCCGGGTCGCAGCCTCCGCGATCGCCTCGGCGTCGATCACATCGTTCTTGTGCGACTTC from Acuticoccus sediminis includes these protein-coding regions:
- a CDS encoding IS110 family transposase — translated: MMRNQPRDCAVFGVDIGKTVFHVVGLDAAGAVLQKAKFRRDTLLQFFERARPALVAMEACPGSQWLARKIGLLGHEVRIIPAQFVKPYVKSHKNDVIDAEAIAEAATRPTMRFVGVKEAHQVDLQMLHRVRGRLVASRTKLICQMRAYCLEHGVAMRPGAGVFKIDILRVLDDEDNDLTDRARLVLRELHAELIELESRIRTVSTEIKNIADADETARRLMTIPGIGALGATAILAAVGDPRRFKKARDIPAWLGLVPQQHSTGGKQKLLGIAKRGSNYLRTLIVHGARSVFMHLDRSKDRLGVWADQLRGRMHANKVVVALAAKIARIVWVILSTPGATYERRPPKAAIV
- a CDS encoding class I SAM-dependent methyltransferase, translating into MGVDPEPLVPDGFSEANPHIHIVRMTSDDFFAGCDVPALLGGAVDFAFLDGLHHAEALLKDFLNTERLADRNSVIVLHDCIPTDVGMTRRAQRETSEYSRHNGQWAGDVWKIIPILQSYRPDLRIAFLDAPPTGLVLVTNLDPDSTTLADRYDELKAEMKELDLAAMGLAEYVGALGVRPTTSLKRRGDI